In a genomic window of Sarcophilus harrisii chromosome 4, mSarHar1.11, whole genome shotgun sequence:
- the BHLHA9 gene encoding class A basic helix-loop-helix protein 9 — protein MPRTGTGMGRRSPKESESSEEEMEGVFWDARGDLGQLKASGASQHSGDIEGLRVRKSSRPVRSKARRIAANVRERKRILDYNQAFNALRLALKHDLSGKRLSKIATLRRAIHRITSLSMFLRSGSAARWPCSHQECQTQYGRVQEEEAGWDGHPQPFQMPLDYSYGEAALPFQAHPPSPLYLKYSPEFSSQLESQKEDSIPPSPAYHSSGSRPLGEQPPCYPKFADNLCAPSQRTIPWQLGYLRGPGPGYQQSLPMH, from the coding sequence ATGCCCAGGACGGGGACAGGAATGGGCCGCAGGAGCCCAAAGGAGTCCGAGAGCTctgaagaggaaatggaaggtGTTTTCTGGGATGCCAGGGGGGATTTGGGGCAGCTGAAGGCCAGTGGGGCCTCCCAGCACTCCGGCGACATTGAAGGACTCAGAGTGCGGAAGAGCAGCCGACCGGTGAGATCGAAGGCCAGGAGGATCGCTGCCAACGTTAGAGAGCGCAAGAGGATCCTCGATTATAACCAAGCCTTCAATGCCCTCCGGCTGGCGCTCAAACATGACCTCAGTGGCAAACGGCTGTCCAAGATCGCTACCCTCCGGAGGGCCATCCACCGGATCACCTCCCTGTCCATGTTCCTGCGCTCCGGCTCGGCTGCCCGGTGGCCCTGCAGCCACCAGGAATGTCAGACCCAGTATGGCAGAGTCCAGGAGGAGGAAGCTGGCTGGGATGGTCACCCACAGCCCTTCCAGATGCCCTTGGACTACAGCTACGGAGAAGCTGCACTTCCCTTCCAAGCGcaccctccttctcctctctactTGAAGTATTCTCCTGAGTTTTCCTCCCAGCTAGAAAGTCAGAAGGAGGACTCCATCCCACCCAGTCCTGCGTACCACTCCAGTGGGAGCCGTCCTCTTGGGGAACAGCCGCCTTGCTATCCAAAGTTCGCGGACAATCTCTGTGCTCCCTCTCAGAGAACAATCCCCTGGCAGCTTGGGTACCTCCGAGGACCAGGGCCGGGTTACCAGCAGTCTCTGCCCATGCACTGA